A window of Ignavibacterium sp. contains these coding sequences:
- the ftsY gene encoding signal recognition particle-docking protein FtsY, with protein MSFFKNFSLDKIKNGLSKTRNKIVQSISETLTGKAQIDDNTLDQIEEILITSDIGAETAEMIIDNLRKALKSEKDRSVENVLRLIKIELSKILIDSNNKNQSIIRPYIIVVVGVNGVGKTTSIGKLAYNYKNLGYKVIVGAADTFRAAANEQLEIWAQRAGVEIINSNKGADPSSVAFETIKRAVDENYDIVLIDTAGRLHNKTNLMNELSKIKKVIKKFSDSAPHETLLVLDGTTGQNALVQAIEFSKVIELTGLIITKLDGTAKGGMVFQISNKLKIPIKYIGVGEGIEDLQEFDKETFISALFELK; from the coding sequence ATGAGTTTCTTCAAAAATTTCAGTTTAGATAAAATAAAAAACGGTCTTTCGAAGACCAGGAATAAAATTGTACAGTCTATCTCTGAAACTCTCACTGGTAAAGCTCAGATTGATGATAATACGCTCGACCAAATAGAAGAAATTTTAATTACATCTGACATTGGTGCTGAAACTGCAGAGATGATAATTGACAATTTAAGGAAAGCCCTTAAAAGCGAGAAAGATCGTTCCGTCGAGAATGTATTGAGACTAATTAAAATTGAGTTATCTAAAATTCTAATCGACAGTAATAATAAAAATCAATCTATCATAAGACCTTACATTATTGTTGTCGTTGGAGTCAATGGTGTTGGTAAGACAACTTCCATTGGTAAATTGGCTTACAATTACAAAAATCTTGGTTATAAAGTGATAGTTGGTGCTGCAGATACCTTCAGAGCAGCTGCAAATGAGCAACTTGAAATTTGGGCTCAACGAGCCGGAGTTGAAATAATAAATAGCAATAAAGGTGCTGATCCATCATCAGTTGCTTTTGAAACGATAAAACGAGCTGTTGATGAAAACTATGATATTGTTTTAATTGATACCGCGGGACGACTACATAATAAAACCAATCTGATGAATGAGTTGTCTAAAATAAAAAAAGTTATTAAGAAGTTTTCTGATTCTGCTCCGCATGAAACTTTACTCGTTCTTGATGGTACAACAGGTCAAAATGCTCTTGTACAGGCAATTGAGTTTTCTAAAGTAATTGAACTTACAGGACTCATAATAACTAAACTGGATGGAACTGCTAAAGGAGGAATGGTATTTCAGATTAGTAATAAATTAAAAATTCCGATAAAGTATAT
- a CDS encoding CDP-alcohol phosphatidyltransferase family protein: MKINSKEFFTVSNLLSLLRLLLAIPIWILFDYYNSEVSIKYWLFALCVFAAITDILDGFLARKLNQVTEAGKIIDPLADKIAMAVVVIRLAMLGELPFYYLSLIVVRDLLIFLGGIYVTNKIGKVLPSNILGKATVLIIGIVVLLTLLQIDKNSLLFNIFYYFSIIMIVLSFIAYVIRANEYLQRKKSV, from the coding sequence ATGAAAATTAATAGTAAAGAATTTTTTACAGTTTCAAACCTGCTTTCATTGTTGAGGTTGCTATTAGCAATTCCAATATGGATTTTGTTTGATTATTATAATTCTGAAGTATCTATTAAATATTGGTTATTTGCACTTTGTGTTTTTGCTGCTATAACAGATATTCTTGATGGTTTTCTGGCAAGGAAACTTAATCAAGTCACTGAAGCTGGTAAAATAATTGACCCTTTAGCTGATAAAATTGCGATGGCTGTAGTTGTTATAAGATTGGCTATGTTGGGTGAACTTCCTTTTTATTATCTATCATTGATAGTTGTTAGAGATCTTTTAATCTTTTTAGGTGGGATTTATGTTACAAATAAAATTGGTAAAGTCTTACCTTCAAATATCTTAGGGAAAGCAACTGTGCTTATTATTGGCATAGTGGTTTTACTAACATTGTTGCAAATAGATAAAAATAGTTTGCTTTTTAATATCTTTTACTACTTTAGTATAATAATGATTGTATTGTCATTTATTGCTTATGTGATCAGAGCAAACGAATATCTTCAAAGGAAAAAATCGGTATGA
- a CDS encoding S8 family serine peptidase, whose translation MKFKFVLFLFLFAQLNSFSQSTFFIKYKNSVALSEIANKLAVKKISGAFENRPVVLPDFQMNYLAKGLAKEDEILGRIITIRFSKIIEENYLSSLVMNDPEIEYIQEAQTYQIDALPNDSLVSQQWALGKIKAFDAWNITQGVDSVLLAIIDTGIDYDHPDLKNKIYQNSGEIGLDAFGNDKRFNGIDDDGNGFIDDFRGWDFTDRAGFPFDSTGGDYLNWDNDPYDDQGHGTFIAGIAAAETNNFIGIAGTAPNIKLLNLRAFDPGGYGEEDDVAAAILYAIKMNAKVINMSFGDNSFSLVLRDVIQYAYSQNLVLVASAGNSGSNLPHYPSGYSEVICVGNSTSDDFVAASSNWGSTIDLVAPGTNILTTSRNSGYASINGTSASAPFVSATAALILSLQNFSNEEIKQIIKSTTDDIGELGWDLRSGAGRLNTERAIRVLAPSIVKFHNPTMDYATSDNNIEIIATVLSAYFQSYKLDLGIGFNPTSWQSLISDGRNQFNRQKIYDLNTSNLVDTAYTLRILVNQTNGRTLEERINFFIDRTSPQTELISVGPMYYGDKLTIVSAVYTNEPSLVRLYYRKSGEAEYKFITLDGFTTNNQFVKQLHYGFIPKEIVDQNSIYQTFIEAENLVGLKTTVKNNGNDFIVSTVNEVNLVDAIKMPFSLPPGSPYQNPISLTNSSDSEIILRTISNSRNSTIFSFSNGNFVIKDSISDRFVKDHGDFNRNGLIDLLTFFVRDGFMMEQSNNNSSSFITKFSKTGGDFWPILAKDIDNDGITEVLAVKNDSTISVWEVDQNLNLSEKTAVKNFTQKKFGGNIIDFPNAIICDSNGDGIFELWFVDADGDIFSFRITGNNSFTPDITIPIEFIGSNAYLAAGDYNYDGITDIAVLLHSIEPIDIAPYYRLIIFSLADNQLSIIYDFPFIDAAVEFNNSFRRAENSLRFVDIDNDGGKEFVLFTFPYAYIFKYFPSGTRLISYFENINSNSILVSDFNGNYIPEIAFPNSNGIDFYEFASGFKTPTPFALDGFSVDSTTVKLNWISDGEKFIIYKGTSSENLAPIDSVFTNFYDDTNVSNRTDYFYAVQAYDSQYPESYSGLSKVIKVYVHNPAKISNVTATTSKNIIVRFNEKIKTTIENLQSFEVINSGYPNSVSPADEFSYLISFDYQLPYGLNLLLVKNLRDFYNSPIDQDTVEFTVMILPEQEEFFVTGSEILNPYRVNITFNLPVDEATASDKNNYSFSPSNTISSVNINNNIVTLDLSGGKPIGSVGKEYVLQINNLKSSSASGSIPLKSGAGSYVVLTGTSKDLSDVFVYPNPAKVGDGNSLITFANLTNRVKINILSLNGKQIKEIISNTDNGGVNYDLTDEKGEKIPSGIYIYRIVSLDESQNETQEIFGKFAVIR comes from the coding sequence ATGAAATTTAAATTTGTTCTCTTCTTATTTCTTTTTGCACAACTCAACTCATTTTCCCAATCAACATTTTTTATCAAATACAAAAATTCAGTAGCACTTTCTGAAATAGCAAATAAGCTTGCTGTAAAAAAGATAAGTGGAGCTTTTGAAAATCGTCCCGTAGTGCTGCCGGATTTTCAAATGAATTATCTTGCAAAGGGATTAGCCAAAGAAGATGAAATATTAGGCAGAATAATTACTATAAGATTCTCAAAAATAATTGAGGAGAACTATCTGTCTTCGTTAGTTATGAATGATCCTGAAATCGAATACATTCAGGAGGCACAAACTTATCAGATTGATGCTTTACCAAATGATTCGCTTGTATCCCAACAATGGGCTTTAGGAAAAATAAAAGCATTTGATGCGTGGAATATTACCCAGGGAGTTGACTCAGTTCTTCTCGCTATAATTGATACTGGAATTGATTATGATCATCCTGATTTGAAAAATAAAATTTATCAGAATTCTGGTGAGATTGGTTTGGATGCTTTTGGTAATGATAAAAGATTCAATGGTATTGATGACGATGGAAATGGATTTATAGATGATTTTCGCGGCTGGGATTTCACTGACCGGGCTGGTTTTCCATTTGATTCAACTGGTGGGGATTATCTTAACTGGGATAATGATCCTTATGATGACCAGGGACACGGAACTTTTATAGCAGGAATTGCTGCAGCTGAAACAAACAATTTCATTGGTATTGCAGGAACAGCGCCAAATATAAAATTGCTTAATCTACGGGCTTTTGATCCAGGTGGATATGGTGAAGAAGATGATGTTGCTGCAGCGATTTTATATGCAATTAAGATGAATGCAAAAGTAATCAATATGAGCTTTGGTGATAACTCATTCTCACTTGTATTGCGTGATGTTATTCAATATGCTTATTCTCAGAATTTAGTTTTAGTTGCCAGTGCCGGAAACTCAGGTTCGAATTTACCTCACTATCCTTCAGGTTATTCAGAAGTTATTTGTGTCGGTAATTCAACCTCAGATGATTTCGTTGCAGCTTCTTCAAACTGGGGTTCAACTATTGATTTGGTTGCACCGGGCACTAACATTCTAACGACATCAAGAAATTCAGGTTATGCTTCAATTAATGGCACTTCAGCGTCAGCACCATTTGTTTCTGCAACTGCGGCGCTCATATTGTCTTTGCAAAATTTTTCTAATGAAGAAATTAAACAAATTATCAAATCAACGACAGATGATATTGGAGAGCTTGGCTGGGATTTGAGAAGTGGTGCAGGTAGATTAAATACCGAAAGAGCAATAAGAGTTTTAGCTCCTTCCATTGTTAAATTTCATAATCCAACAATGGATTATGCAACCTCAGATAATAATATTGAAATCATTGCAACAGTTCTTTCTGCTTACTTCCAATCATATAAACTTGATCTCGGAATCGGTTTTAATCCAACTTCCTGGCAAAGCTTAATTTCTGATGGACGTAATCAATTTAACCGACAAAAAATTTACGATCTCAATACTTCAAATTTGGTTGATACAGCATATACTCTTAGAATTTTAGTTAATCAAACAAATGGAAGAACTCTGGAAGAGCGAATTAATTTTTTTATTGACAGAACCTCTCCTCAAACTGAACTAATATCAGTTGGTCCGATGTATTATGGCGATAAATTGACTATTGTATCAGCGGTTTACACTAATGAGCCATCATTGGTTCGCTTATACTATAGAAAATCTGGCGAAGCAGAATATAAATTTATAACACTCGATGGCTTTACAACCAATAATCAATTTGTTAAACAATTACATTATGGATTTATTCCTAAAGAAATAGTTGACCAGAATTCAATTTATCAAACTTTTATTGAGGCAGAGAATCTTGTTGGACTAAAAACAACAGTTAAGAATAATGGAAACGATTTTATTGTTTCTACAGTCAACGAAGTGAACCTGGTTGATGCTATAAAGATGCCTTTTTCATTACCGCCTGGAAGTCCATATCAAAACCCCATTAGCTTAACTAATAGTTCAGACTCTGAAATAATTTTAAGAACAATCTCAAATTCAAGAAACTCAACAATCTTTTCTTTTTCTAATGGAAATTTTGTCATCAAGGATTCAATAAGTGACCGCTTTGTTAAAGACCACGGTGATTTTAACAGAAATGGACTGATTGATTTACTTACTTTTTTTGTTCGTGATGGTTTTATGATGGAACAAAGTAACAACAATAGTTCATCCTTCATAACTAAGTTTAGTAAAACTGGTGGGGATTTCTGGCCAATACTTGCAAAAGATATCGATAACGATGGAATCACTGAAGTTTTAGCTGTTAAGAATGACTCTACAATAAGTGTTTGGGAAGTTGACCAAAATCTAAACCTTTCTGAAAAAACTGCCGTTAAAAATTTTACTCAGAAAAAATTTGGTGGAAACATAATCGATTTTCCAAATGCAATTATTTGCGATTCAAACGGAGATGGAATTTTCGAACTTTGGTTTGTGGATGCCGATGGAGATATTTTTAGTTTTAGAATAACAGGCAATAATTCTTTCACACCAGATATTACTATTCCAATAGAATTCATCGGCTCAAATGCTTACCTGGCTGCCGGAGATTATAATTATGATGGTATAACAGATATTGCTGTATTGTTACATTCAATCGAACCAATTGATATTGCACCATACTATAGATTGATAATTTTTAGTCTCGCAGATAATCAATTATCAATTATATATGATTTTCCATTCATAGATGCTGCAGTTGAGTTTAATAATTCTTTCAGAAGAGCAGAAAATTCTTTACGGTTTGTAGATATTGATAATGATGGTGGGAAAGAATTTGTTCTCTTTACATTTCCTTATGCTTATATCTTTAAATATTTTCCTTCTGGTACAAGATTGATTTCATATTTTGAAAACATTAATTCGAACTCAATTCTCGTAAGTGATTTTAATGGTAATTATATTCCTGAAATTGCATTTCCTAATTCGAATGGAATAGATTTTTATGAATTTGCTTCCGGTTTTAAAACTCCAACGCCATTTGCTCTCGATGGCTTTAGTGTTGATAGCACTACTGTAAAACTTAATTGGATTAGCGATGGAGAAAAGTTTATTATCTACAAAGGAACTTCGTCGGAAAATTTGGCGCCAATCGATTCAGTTTTTACTAACTTTTACGATGATACTAATGTTTCAAACAGAACTGATTATTTCTACGCCGTGCAAGCTTATGACAGTCAATATCCGGAATCATACTCAGGACTTTCAAAAGTTATCAAAGTTTATGTGCATAATCCAGCAAAGATATCTAATGTTACAGCAACAACATCAAAGAATATAATTGTCCGATTTAATGAAAAAATAAAAACGACAATTGAAAATCTTCAATCATTTGAAGTGATAAATTCCGGATATCCAAATTCTGTTTCACCTGCTGATGAATTTTCTTATTTGATTTCTTTTGACTACCAATTACCTTACGGATTAAATTTACTTTTAGTAAAAAATTTAAGAGATTTTTACAATTCACCTATTGATCAGGATACTGTTGAATTTACTGTGATGATTTTACCTGAGCAAGAAGAATTCTTCGTTACTGGTTCTGAAATACTGAATCCATATAGAGTTAACATCACTTTTAATCTTCCGGTTGATGAAGCAACGGCATCAGATAAAAATAATTATTCATTTTCACCTTCGAATACCATCAGCTCAGTAAACATAAATAATAACATTGTTACGCTTGATTTAAGCGGAGGAAAACCAATTGGTTCAGTCGGAAAAGAATATGTTCTTCAGATAAATAATTTGAAATCATCATCTGCTTCGGGTAGTATTCCTTTGAAGTCCGGTGCAGGTAGTTATGTTGTGCTTACAGGAACATCAAAAGATTTATCTGATGTTTTTGTTTATCCAAACCCAGCAAAAGTTGGAGATGGTAACTCCCTTATAACTTTTGCAAATTTAACAAATAGAGTGAAGATCAATATTCTATCCCTAAATGGTAAACAGATTAAGGAAATTATTTCAAACACAGATAACGGTGGAGTAAATTACGATTTAACAGATGAGAAAGGGGAGAAGATACCCAGCGGAATTTATATATACCGAATTGTCAGTTTGGATGAAAGCCAGAATGAAACTCAGGAAATCTTTGGTAAATTTGCAGTAATAAGATGA
- the purF gene encoding amidophosphoribosyltransferase, whose protein sequence is MIYEYDKPISYCGIFGIYGHPCASLQAYYGLHALQHRGQEACGIVSRSFNGDGRAHFNILKGEGLVSEVFADSESLNSLLTGDSAIGHNRYSTTGASKSRKNIQPFMVNYRLGNLAIAHNGNLTNAKELREELVNEGAIFQTTSDTEVILHLIARSKIDNQIDQIIEALNRIQGAYCLVILTDDKLIAARDPLGFRPLSIGKLDNSFLVASETCAFDIQSAEFIREVEPGELIVIDDEVIQSGRIKSQRINGNPEPKKHCVFEYIYFSRPDSFIFGHNVDKMRRRLGKELARKHPVTDPDGERVYVISVPDSSNTTALGYARELEKQGIDARLEIGLIRSHYIGRTFIQPGQSNREIGVRIKFNIVKGVLEGRTIVVVDDSIVRGTTSRQLVHLLKEANPKAIHLRISSPPIMHPCFYGMDFPSKEELIAHRLNGNIEAIKDYLEVDSLEYLSIGEMLEAVSEAGKDNFCTACFSGLYPTNVDLNFKKEMYEI, encoded by the coding sequence ATGATTTACGAATACGATAAACCGATTTCATATTGCGGAATATTCGGCATTTATGGTCACCCGTGTGCTTCACTTCAAGCTTATTATGGTTTACACGCACTTCAGCATCGTGGTCAGGAAGCTTGTGGAATTGTATCACGATCTTTCAATGGTGATGGCAGAGCACATTTCAACATACTAAAGGGAGAAGGACTGGTTTCTGAAGTTTTTGCTGATTCAGAATCTTTGAACTCTTTATTAACCGGAGACTCTGCAATCGGGCACAATAGATATTCAACTACAGGAGCTTCTAAATCACGAAAGAATATTCAACCCTTTATGGTAAACTATCGTCTGGGCAATCTTGCAATTGCACACAATGGAAATCTTACGAATGCAAAAGAACTGAGAGAAGAATTAGTTAATGAAGGAGCAATTTTTCAAACAACAAGCGACACCGAAGTAATCTTACATCTTATCGCAAGAAGTAAAATAGATAATCAGATTGATCAGATAATCGAAGCATTAAACAGAATTCAGGGGGCTTATTGTCTTGTTATTTTAACAGATGATAAACTTATCGCAGCCCGCGATCCGCTTGGTTTCCGTCCGCTATCAATTGGTAAACTTGATAATTCATTTTTAGTTGCCTCTGAAACCTGTGCATTTGATATTCAGTCAGCAGAATTTATTAGAGAAGTTGAACCGGGTGAATTAATTGTAATTGATGATGAAGTTATTCAATCAGGTCGAATAAAATCACAAAGAATTAATGGAAATCCAGAACCTAAGAAACATTGCGTATTCGAATACATTTATTTTTCAAGACCTGACAGTTTTATCTTTGGACATAATGTAGATAAAATGAGAAGACGACTGGGAAAAGAACTTGCACGTAAACATCCTGTCACTGATCCTGATGGAGAACGCGTTTATGTGATCAGTGTGCCGGATAGTTCGAATACAACAGCATTGGGATATGCAAGAGAATTAGAAAAACAGGGAATAGATGCAAGACTTGAAATTGGTTTGATTCGAAGCCACTATATTGGAAGAACTTTTATTCAACCAGGTCAGAGTAACAGAGAAATCGGAGTTAGAATAAAATTCAATATTGTTAAAGGTGTACTTGAAGGAAGAACAATTGTTGTTGTTGATGATTCAATTGTGCGCGGTACAACATCGAGGCAACTTGTTCACTTGTTAAAAGAAGCTAATCCAAAAGCGATTCATCTGAGAATTTCATCCCCACCAATTATGCATCCTTGTTTTTATGGAATGGACTTTCCAAGTAAGGAAGAATTAATAGCTCATCGGCTTAATGGCAATATTGAAGCGATAAAAGATTACCTTGAAGTTGATAGTCTTGAATATTTATCTATCGGAGAGATGTTGGAAGCAGTTTCTGAAGCTGGTAAGGATAATTTTTGTACGGCTTGCTTCTCAGGACTATATCCAACAAATGTGGATTTAAACTTCAAAAAGGAAATGTATGAAATTTAA
- a CDS encoding CoA-binding protein, producing MKPRELIDEFLSFRNIAVFGVSAKGKGFGVAVYNQLKKAGYNVIGINKNGGVIGNEKLFKSLDESPIKVDAVITVIPPQETEKIVDDLIRNSISHIWMQQGSESKAAIEHCEKNGINVIAGECIMMFAEPVKSIHSFHRWINKLVGKYPN from the coding sequence ATGAAACCTAGAGAATTAATAGATGAATTTTTATCTTTTAGGAATATTGCTGTATTTGGAGTCTCAGCCAAAGGAAAAGGATTTGGTGTTGCAGTTTATAATCAACTCAAAAAAGCCGGATACAATGTAATTGGAATAAATAAAAACGGTGGTGTAATTGGGAATGAAAAATTGTTCAAAAGTTTGGATGAGTCTCCAATAAAAGTTGATGCGGTTATAACAGTAATCCCACCGCAAGAAACAGAAAAAATTGTTGATGACTTGATTAGAAATTCAATCAGTCATATCTGGATGCAACAAGGTTCGGAATCTAAAGCTGCTATTGAACATTGTGAAAAAAATGGAATAAATGTAATTGCAGGTGAATGTATAATGATGTTTGCTGAACCTGTAAAATCAATTCATTCATTTCACAGATGGATTAATAAATTAGTTGGAAAGTATCCGAACTAA
- a CDS encoding alpha/beta fold hydrolase, whose product MNRVVLTFTLVFSYSITFSQSILDDAEQQYKIIGNFITESGETIKDCKLGYRVFGTVNNDSSNIILYCTWFGGNSEAIGRLIRKYQFIDTSKFLIIAVDALGNGVSSSPSNYQDKFPEITIKDMINSQFNLIKNHFKLKNIYAIIGGSMGSMQALQWSVTYPDFAKKIIAYVPSPKLSSYDMLWINTQIKLIETLRKYKSSEREIKTLSDMMTALYSRTSGYIVENIKPEKFDEYLNSFNKDPDKIFTIDNYLSQLKAILKFDISKDFEGDLNKAAKQIRSKLFMIISKRDMMVNPTYSYQLADMTGCRTLILDNNCGHLAVTCEIDKVRKSIDDFLKD is encoded by the coding sequence ATGAACAGAGTTGTTTTAACTTTTACACTAGTATTTTCATATTCGATTACTTTTTCCCAATCCATTTTGGATGATGCTGAACAACAGTATAAAATTATTGGCAATTTTATCACTGAATCTGGTGAAACAATTAAAGACTGTAAACTTGGGTACAGAGTTTTCGGTACTGTTAATAATGATTCTTCAAATATCATTTTATATTGTACATGGTTTGGTGGTAACTCTGAAGCAATCGGAAGACTGATAAGAAAATATCAATTTATTGATACTTCAAAATTTCTGATTATTGCAGTGGATGCATTAGGTAATGGGGTTTCATCATCACCTTCCAATTATCAGGATAAATTTCCTGAAATAACAATTAAAGACATGATTAATTCTCAATTTAATCTTATTAAAAATCATTTTAAGCTAAAAAATATTTATGCGATAATTGGTGGTTCAATGGGAAGTATGCAGGCACTTCAGTGGTCAGTAACTTATCCCGATTTTGCGAAGAAAATTATTGCTTATGTTCCTTCACCAAAACTTTCATCTTATGATATGTTATGGATAAATACACAAATTAAATTAATAGAAACTTTGCGAAAGTATAAGTCTTCTGAGAGGGAAATTAAGACTCTAAGTGATATGATGACAGCACTATATTCAAGAACTTCCGGCTATATTGTTGAGAATATAAAACCTGAAAAGTTTGATGAATATCTTAACTCATTTAATAAAGATCCGGATAAAATTTTTACAATAGATAATTATCTTTCTCAATTAAAAGCGATTTTAAAATTTGATATAAGTAAAGATTTCGAAGGCGATTTAAATAAAGCTGCCAAACAGATTAGAAGTAAGTTATTTATGATAATTTCAAAAAGAGATATGATGGTAAATCCAACTTATTCATATCAGCTTGCCGATATGACTGGTTGCAGAACACTAATTTTAGATAATAACTGCGGTCATCTGGCAGTAACTTGTGAAATAGATAAAGTGAGAAAATCGATTGATGATTTTCTTAAAGATTAG
- a CDS encoding MerR family transcriptional regulator — translation MKDLSIKKLYYSISEVSKLTGIEQYILRYWETEFEQLRPQKNRAGNRIYTNKDIQLILYIKNLLRERKYTIEGAKKILENYSAEKLTEEQTQTSEPETAKAKVEEVNPGTKDKQVLKKDLEELKNLLEVLLAKL, via the coding sequence ATGAAAGATCTATCAATTAAAAAATTATATTACTCGATTAGTGAAGTGAGCAAACTTACTGGTATCGAGCAATATATTTTAAGATATTGGGAAACTGAATTTGAGCAGTTAAGACCTCAAAAAAACAGAGCTGGAAACAGGATTTATACCAACAAAGACATTCAACTTATTTTATATATCAAAAATCTTCTTAGAGAAAGAAAATATACAATAGAAGGTGCGAAAAAAATCTTGGAAAATTATTCCGCAGAAAAACTAACTGAAGAGCAAACACAGACTTCTGAACCTGAAACCGCCAAAGCAAAAGTTGAAGAAGTAAATCCAGGAACTAAGGATAAACAGGTGTTAAAAAAAGACCTTGAAGAATTAAAAAATTTACTTGAAGTTTTATTAGCAAAATTATAA
- a CDS encoding type II 3-dehydroquinate dehydratase codes for MNILILNGPNLNLLSQRDKSNYGNKDFNIILEELKKEFPDVIFSYFQSNSEGELIDKIQEASKIYDGLIINPGGYAHTSVAIKDALEICKIPKVEVHLSNLAKREDFRQNLLTASSCDGYISGLKDLGYYLAVIAIKRLNSERSNT; via the coding sequence ATGAATATACTGATATTAAATGGCCCTAACTTAAATCTTTTATCTCAGAGAGATAAATCCAATTACGGAAACAAAGATTTTAATATCATTCTTGAAGAACTTAAAAAAGAATTTCCTGATGTTATTTTCTCATACTTCCAGTCAAATTCCGAGGGTGAACTTATAGATAAAATTCAGGAAGCTTCAAAAATTTATGATGGACTGATAATTAATCCGGGAGGATATGCCCATACTTCAGTAGCAATTAAAGATGCATTGGAAATTTGCAAAATACCCAAGGTTGAAGTTCATCTATCTAATCTGGCTAAAAGAGAAGACTTCAGACAAAATTTATTAACTGCCTCAAGTTGTGATGGTTATATTTCCGGTTTGAAAGACCTTGGATATTATTTAGCAGTAATTGCTATAAAAAGGTTGAATTCCGAGAGATCAAACACCTAA